One Skermanella pratensis genomic window, GTCTGGGCCAGGCAGAGGCTGAAGGTCCGCAGCAGGGGGCCGATGAAGCCCGGCACCCGGCTCCAGTTGCGGAACGAACCGGCGGACATGCGGGCATTGACCAGGGCGGCGGGGATGCGGCGGCGGCCGATCTCGCACAGCAGGTTCGGCCAGATCTCGGACTCGATCCAGAGCGCGAGGTCGGGCCGCCAGTGGTCCAGGAAGCGCCGGACATAGGGCATCCTGTCCACCGGCACATACTGGTGGATCGCCCGGGCGTGCAGTCGCCGCGCCATCAGCTCGGCCGAGGTGACGGTTCCGGTCGTGACGAGCACGTTGAGATCCGGATACCGTTCCAGCAGACGGTTGATCAGGACCAGAACCGACAGGGACTCCCCGACGCTCGCGGCATGGAACCAGGCGAGCGGTCCGGAGGGACGATGCACTGAGGCACAGCCCAACCGTTCCGGACCCCGGGCCGGATCTTCCTTTCCGGCTGCACGGCGGCGGGCGAGATACAACCGTATCGCGGGCCCGCCGATTTCCGTCAGCCCGCGATAGATTGTCTGCAACATCTGAGAACGGTGACCAGTCCGGCGTGAAAAAGCGCGGCACCTTACCACGATCGTCGGGGAGGGCTAAGGCTTTTCGTCTTAGGACTGTACCAATCGGTCCGAACAGCTCAAAGGCTTGAGGTTGTTGAGGAATTGTTCGGCCGAGGCGCGCCAGGACCAGGTCAGCGCATATGCACGGCAGCGTTCCGCAGGGATGGCGAGGGCGCAACTGACGGCTCGAGCCAGATCCTCGTCCAGGCATCCGACCGCCGCGCCGTCCACCACGTCGAGCGGTCCCGGCACCGGAAAGGCCGCGACCGGCACGCCCGAGGCCAGCGCTTCGAGCAGGACGAGACCGAAAGTGTCGGTCCTGGACGGGAAGACGAAGACGTCGGCCGCGGCGAAATACTGCGCCAGCTCTTCCCCATGGCGCGCTCCCGCGAACTTCACCCCCGGATAGCGCCGGCGGTACTCTTCCAACTGCGGGCCGTCGCCGACCACGTACTTGGTGCCGGGAAAATCCAGCTTGAGGAAGGCCTCCAGGTTCTTCTCCACCGCGATGCGGCCGACATACAGGGTGATCGGCCGTGGATCGGTCAGGAAGTCCTTGTCCCGCGGCCGGAACAGGTCGGTATCGACCCCGCGGGACCAGCGGCGGATGTTGCGGAAGCCGCGGGCCTCCAGGGCGTCCTCGATCGACTGCGTCGCGACCATCACCGCGGCGGCCGGGGCATGGAAGCGGCGGACGGCCGCGTAGCTCAGTGCCAGCGGCACCGGGACGCGGTCGCGGATATATTCGGGAAAGCGGGTGTGGTAGGCGGTGGTGAAAGGAATGTCGTGCTTCAGGCAGTAGCTTCTGGCGGCGAACCCCAGCGGTCCTTCGGTCGCGATGTGGATGGCGCCGGGGTTGCTGGACTCGATCATGCGGGCGAGCTTCCGCCCGGCGCCGAGCGCCAGCCGGATTTCCGGATAGCCGGGCAGCGGAACGGTGCGGAAGCGGTCCGGACCGATGATCTCGACGGCATGGCCGAGTTTCTCCAGTTCTTCCCGAATGGTCGTCAGGGTGCGGACGACCCCGTTGACCTGCGGGTACCAGGCATCCGAAACGATCAGAATCTTCACGCTGCCGCCCTGGCTGAGATCTTGACTGGCAGCAAGCGACGTGAAGCCGCCCAGTTTATGATTTCCAGCTCGCCGCTCTCGTGCTCGACGAGAGCCGTGCAGGATTCGACCCAATCCCCGTCGTTGCAATAGAGCACCCCCTCCATGGGACGCATTTCGGCGCTGTGGATATGCCCGCAGATGACTCCATCGACGTTGCGACGGCGCGCCTCCTCGGCCAGCGCCTTTTCGTAGTCGCCGATATACTCGACGGCGTTCTTGACGCGGTGCTTCAGATAAGCCGAGAGGGACCAGTATGTGAAGCCCAGTTTTCGGCGCACATAGTTGAACCAGGTGTTGATCCCCAGCAGCGCCGTGTAGGCGCCGTCGCCCAGGTGGGCGAGCCATTTGGCGTATTTGACGACGGCGTCGAACTGGTCGCCGTGGATCACCAGGAGCCGCCGGCCGTCGGCCGTGGTGTGGACCGCGTCCTCGACCACGGCGACCCCGCCGAAGTTCAGCCCGATATACTCCCGGAACGCCTCGTCATGGTTGCCGGGGATGTAGAAGACCTTGGCGCCCTTGCGCGCGCGGCGCAGAAGCTTCTGGACCACGCCGTTGTGGGCCTGCGGCCAGTACCAGCTGCGCTTCAGGCGCCAGCCGTCGACGATGTCGCCGACGAGGTACAGGTATTCGGAGTCGTGACAGCGGAGGAAATCCAGAAGAAGGTCGGCTTGGCAACCGCGGGTTCCCAGGTGAACGTCCGAGATCCAGATGCTTCGATAGTGCCGCACACCAATGTCTGGCTGCATGCGCCGGCTCCTCTAGGGCTTGCGAAGTCGGCGCCGATATACATCTAAATAAAAGCTGCTGGCAATGTTTTGGCGTGTTGCAAGTTCTCCCGCAACGTAATCTTATTATTCTTGTAATATTGGCGACTTCGCGATGTAATAAATCGGAAATACTACATAACTCTATACGTTTTGCTGAGCTTGTCGTCGCAGAAAGGAAGGCGTCGCCTTCATCTCCAGGCATGCTCCGGCTCCGCGAATTTTGGGCGGCGAGCGGCGATCCGCGTCCCATATGGATATGCAGGTCGTTTTCGCTTTGCCTGTAAACAACCGCGGGAGGAAACAATGCCGAAGTCCGACGGCCGGATCACCGACCAGAACCCGATGGGCACCGACGGGTTCGAGTTCGTCGAGTACACCGCTCCGGACACCAAGGAACTGGGCGCCCTGTTCGAGCGGATGGGCTTCACCGCCGTGGCGCGGCACCGCTCCAAGGACGTGACCCTGTACCGGCAGGGGGGAGTGAACTTCGTCGTCAACGCGGAGCCGGACAGCTTCGCGCAGGCCTTCGCCCGGGTCCACGGCCCCAGCGTCTGCGCGATCGCATTCCGCGTCGCCGATGCGGCCCATGCCTACAAGAGGGCGACCGAACTGGGCGCCAAGGGCGTGGCGGGCACCGCCGGGCCGATGGAACTGAACATTCCGGCGATCCAGGGCATCGGCGGCAGCCTGATCTACCTGGTGGACCGCTACGGCGACCGCAGCATCTACGACGTGGATTTCGAGTTCATCGATGGAGCCGAAAGCGCGCCGAAGGGGCTTGGGCTCAGCTCGATCGACCACCTGACCCACAACGTGCACCGCGGCCGCATGACCGAGTGGTCGGACTTCTATACGAAGCTGTTCAACTTCCGAGAGATCCGCTACTTCGACATAGAGGGCAAGCTGACGGGGTTGAAGTCGAAGGCGATGACCAGTCCCTGCGGCAAGATCCGCATCCCGATCAACGAATCCTCCGACGACAAGTCTCAGATCGAGGAATATCTCCGGGCTTACAAGGGCGAGGGCATCCAGCACATCGCGCTCGCGACCGACGATATCTACGAGACGGTGGAACTGGCCCGCAGCCGGGGCGTGGAGTTCCTGGCACCTCCCCCCGACACCTATTACGAGATGCTGGCGGACCGGCTGCCGGGGCACGGCGAGGACGTGGAGCGTCTGAAGCGGGACCACCTGCTGATCGACGGCGCACCCGGCGGCGGCCTGCTGCTCCAGATCTTCACCAACACGGTGATCGGGCCGATCTTCTTCGAGGTGATCCAGCGCAAGGGCGACGAGGGGTTCGGCGAGGGCAATTTCCGGGCCTTGTTCGAGAGCATCGAGCGCGACCAGATCCGCCGCGGCGTGCTTCAGGAAGACGGGTGAAAAAGAGGGGAGCGCGGCGGCGGGACACCTGCCGGCCGCCTCCCGGGGGCGCCGCATCCGATGCCTCAGGAGGCGAAGCGGTCTATGAGGGCCTGGGTCTTGGGTCCCACGGTCTGCCGGACCTCCCGCAGCCTGGCCATGGTGTCTGCCCGTTCGGCGGACGAAAGGTCCGGCACGGCCCCCTCGATGACGAGGATCAGGTTGTATTTGCCGTCGTCGCTGACTTGATCGATGATGCCGAACGCGATCGGGACGATGCGGGGATCTCCCAGGTCCAGGAGGAATTCGGACGCATAGATGCGGATCGTCCTGTCGTCATGTCCCGCCTCCTTCGCCAGCACGCGCAGGTCCTCGTCCGACAGCAGCCTGCTGATCTCCTTCCGCTGATCCTTCCGGGAGCGCAGCATTTCGGTCAACGCCACGAGCACGCCAAGCCGGGTTCGGTACGACCCGGGTTGTTCGCGCAATCGACGGAGCACATCGGGGACGATCTCCGGCCCGGAATCCGCCAAGCCCTTCCGCGACTGGCGCCGTTCGATGGTCGACGGGGATTGCAGGCCGTCGATGTATTGCTGAAAATCCGGCGATCCGGCGAAAGCCTGTCCGATGAGCGACGGAAGTCGATACATCGCGATGTCCGATGACGGGGATCGGTTGTTGGGGCAGGGACCAACTTCCGCGATGACTCGCTGGCCATTGTCCGCGATGAGTTGACCGCGCGTGTCGTCGAACCGCCATTGGATCGTCTTCTCGGAGCCGAGATACGGCTCGATCTCATTTTTGGCGATGCATTCGAAGGGGCGCTCGCGGGGCTCTCCGCCGGTTTCCTCCGGGGGAAGGATGATGTTCAGAGTAAGCCGGTCCTGCTGGATGCCCCGGCCGATCACGATGAACTCATAGGCATTGCGAAGGCCCACGCCGTAATGGCTGCGATCGCCGTCTCCGATCAGTTCGACCTGGGCACCCTTGACGTCCCCGTCGATCCGGACAATGACGAATTCCTTTCGGACCAGCGAGTTGACGAACCATAGAAGGACGATCGACGTCGCGGCTACGCCGGCAATCACGACGCCCTTGTACCGGATCGTCGCGGTCGATCCGAAAGCACCGAACAGAATCCCAAGGCCGCTGCACAGGATCAACTGCGCGGTGGTCATCCCGAGGATGCTCAAGCCTTGCGCGGCTGCACCGCCCGCCGTCAGGATCAAGCCTACCGTAACGCCGGCCCAGAATAGCGGTCCCATCGATCTGGCCTCCGAAGGAAATCAGACGGATTCACAGGAGCGATAATGGCGAATGGCATCAGCAGCCAATCAGGCTGACTTCTACGATTCTCAGAGCTTAGAGCGGAAAATTCCAATTCTGCATATCTTGCCTGATTTTGACTGGAAGATATCTGGATACGATTATCATTGTATAATGCGAGGTCTGCCGGCGTTGCATTCTCTTTCGGCTGATGGCCGGTTTGCGCTTCGGCTGGCGGTGTTCAGGCGGACGCGACCGATGCCTCCCAATACACCTCATCCGAGGCTTGGACCCGGGCATCGAGGCCGTACCCCTATGCCTCCTTCAAGCCGCTGAAGTGGACGCCGAGCAGTTTCGCGGCGGTGTCGAGCACGGCGGGGTCGACCGGCGGCGGCGCTATGTTGACGTCCTTGCGCAGCGCCTGGGTGATGATCTCCAGGGAGGCGACGCGGGCGTGCCATTTGCTGTTTGCCGCGATGGCGTGCCAGGGGGCGGCCACCGTCGAGGTCTTGTCGAACATGTCCTCGGCCGCGCCGATATAGTCGTCCCACCGCGCGCGGTTGCGCAGGTCCTCCTCGGTCAGCTTCCAGCGCTTGTAGGGATTGGTCAGGCGTTCCCGGAAGCGGTCGAGCTGTTCCTCCTGCGTGATGTGGAAGAACAGTTTCACGATCCGCACGCCGTCGTCCACCAGCAGGCGTTCGAACTCGTTGATCTCGTCGTAGGCGCGTTTCCATTCCTTCGGCTTGGCGAACTCCTGCACCCGCTCGACCAGCACCCTGCCGTACCAGGAGCGGTCGAAGATCGCGAAGGTGCCGGGCCCCGGCAGGCGCTGCCAGAAGCGCCACAGGTAATGCTGGCCGATCTCGTCCAGTTTGGGAGCGCCGATCGGCCAGACGTGGAATCCCCGCGGGTCGAGCGGCTCGGTGATCCTGCGGATGGCGCCGCCCTTGCCGGCGGCGTCCCAGCCCTCGAACACCACCACGGCCCGCCGCTTCTCGTGCCAGTAGGTCTGCTGGACGTGGAGCAGGTCGGTCTGCAGGATGTCGAGCCGCTTCTCGTAGGCCGACTTGTCGGCGAAGCGGTCGCCGTCCTGGACCAGCTTGTCCAGGCGGATCTTCGACTTGTCGGGCTTGATCTCGGTACGGCTCATCGTGGTCGTCTCTTCTGCGGCGTGAAGGGGGGTGGAGGAGCTTCTGCGGAACTCAACGCGTGGAACCTAAGTTCGGTCGCATCGGTTTAATCCGCAACCGGCGGGCAGGGGGCAGGCGGCCGGAGCGTGGAACCACGCCGGGCCGGCATCGACCGCCCGAAGCTACCCGCGAAAGTTCAACGTTGCGAGGATGGGCTAGTGACTCTCGGACCACGCATCTACAATCTCTTCCCGCTGCTGGTCGGCTCAGTCCATGATTGGTCCGGGCAGCTGGCACGCATCGCCGGAATGCAGTTCGACTGGGTCTTCCTCAATCCGATCCATTACCCGGGGTTCTCGGGCAGCCTGTACGCCGTCAAGGACCCGTACCGGCTGCACGACCGGTTCCAGGGCGGCGCTTCGGAACACCCCGACGACCTGATCCGGGGCTTCTGCCGGAATGCCGGCGAGAAGGGCCTGCGGGTGATGCTGGACCTGGTGGTCAACCACACCGCCAAGGATGCCGTCCTGGCCGAGCGGCATCCCGAATGGTACCGCCGCGAGGCCGACGGCAGCCTCTACAGCCCTCGCGCGGTCGATCCGGTCGATCCCGCCAACGTCACGATCTGGGGCGACCTGGCCGAACTGGACTACGGGAACGAACAGGCCCGCGCCGCGCTGGTCGAGTACTGGGCCAACTATGTCCGTCATTATGTCGGCCTGGGCGTCAAGGGCTTCCGCTGCGATGCCGCGTACCAGGTTCCCGCGCCGGTCTGGCGGGAGCTGATCGACGCCGCGCACGAGGTGGACGGCGAGGTCGAATTCTACGCGGAGACCCTCGGCTGCACGATCGAGCAGGTCGATGCGCTGGGCGACGCCGGGTTCGACTATCTGTTCAACAGCTCCAAATGGTGGGACTTCCAGGCGCCCTGGCTGCTCGACCAGTACAACCAGTTCCGCCACATCGCCCCGTCGGTGGCGTTTCCCGAGAGCCACGACACCGACCGGCTGGCCGCCGACGTGGGCAGCCAGGACCGGGAGCGGCTGGCCGCCCACCTGAAGATGCGGTACCTGTTCTCGGCCTGCTTCTCGTCGGGCGTGATGATGCCGATCGGTTACGAATACGGCTTCACGCGCAAGATGGACGTGGTCACGACCACGCCGGAGGACTGGGAGGAGCCGAAGGTCGACATCAGCCAGTTCGTCGCCGACGTGAACGCCATGCGGGCGGCGACGCCGGCCTTCAACGTGGAAGGCCCGCAGTTCCGCATCACGGCCCCACACAGCCCGCTGGTCGGCCTGTGCCGCAAGGGTGCGGGAGACGTCGAGGACTGCGCCGTCATCCTGATCAATCCCGACGAGAACCGGTCCCACACCATCGATCCCGGCCCGCTGCTGGCCGCGACCGGCGGACAGTTCGACGGCTTCCGGGACGTGACGCCGCAATGCTCGCCCCAGCTCTTCCGGCCCGGCGAGCCGATCGTGCTGGCTCCCCTGGAGATGAGGGTGTTCCGCGGCAATCCCGAAGCCCGCGCCAAGGTCTCGACCGGCGTGGACAGCGCCGAGCGCAAGGAGGCCTCGGGGCGGCTGCTGGAGAGCCTGGCCGCCGACCGCATCGCGATCGAGGGGGTCTATCCCGAACTGGACGGCGGCCGCTTCGCGATCAAGCGCGAGGTCGGCGACGTATTGGAGGTCTGGGCCGACGTCTTCACCGACGGGCATGAGAAGATCAACGCCTGCCTGAAGTACCGCGTCCAGGGCGACGACGCCTGGCACGAGGAGCCGCTTGTCTTCTTCGACAACGACCGCTGGACCGGCCGGATTCCGCTGACCCAGAACGGCCGCTACTGGTACACGGTCGAGGCGTGGCGCGACCTGTTCGAGACCTGGAGGGGCGACTTCATCAAGAAGCGCGACGCCGGGCAGGTGATTTCGCTGGAGCTGATCGAGGGGCGGGAACTGGTCGAGCGGGCCGCCGCCAAGGCCGTCGGCCCCGACCGCGAAGTGATGGAGACCACGCTGAACCGGCTGGCCCGCGGCGGGGAGGGCGGCGGACGGGCGGACGACGAGCTGACCACGCGGCTGCTGCTGTCGGACGACCTGCACATCGCCATGCGCCGGTCAGGCGAGCGCACGAACCGGTCGCGCTACAAGAGCGAGCTGGAATGCTTCGTCGACCGCACCGCGGCCCGCTACGCCGCCTGGTACGAGCTGTTCCCGCGCTCCATGAGCGACGATCCCAACCGGCACGGCACCTTCGACGACGTCATCGCCAAGCTGCCTTATGTGCGCGACATGGGTTTCGACGTGCTGTACTTCCCGCCGATCCACCCGATCGGGCGCACTTTCCGCAAGGGCAAGAACAACACGCTCGACGCCGGTGAGGAGGATGTCGGAAGCCCCTACGCGATCGGCTCCGAGGAGGGTGGCCACGACGCGCTCCACTCCGAACTGGGAAGCTTCGAGGATTTCGAGCGGCTGGTGAAGGCGGCCCATGCCCACGGGCTGGAGATCGCCATCGACTTCGCGATCCAGTGCTCGCCCGACCATCCCTGGATCAAGCAGCATCCGGACTGGTTCGACTGGCGCCCCGACGGCACCATCAAGTATGCCGAGAACCCGCCCAAGAAGTACCAGGACATCGTCAACGTCCACTTCTACCGCGGCGCCATGCCCGACATCTGGTACGCGCTCCGCGACGTCGTGCTGTTCTGGGCGGACAGGGGCGTCAGGATCTTCCGGGTGGACAATCCCCACACCAAGCCGCTGCCGTTCTGGGAATGGATGATCCGCGATGTCCAGGACCGCTATCCCGACGCGCTGTTCCTGGCCGAGGCCTTCACCAAGCCCAAGATGATGAAGCGCCTGGCCAAGGTCGGCTTCACCCAGAGCTATTCGTACTTCACCTGGCGCAACCACAAGCAGGAGATCACGGACTATCTGGTCGAGCTGACCTCCCTCGAGCCCAAGGAGTACATGCGGGCGAACTTCTTCGCCAACACGCCGGACATCAACCCGCCGATCCTGCAGACCGGCGGCCCGGCGGCTTTCAAGATGCGCGCCGTGCTGGCGTCGACCCTGTCCAGCGTCTACGGCTTGTACAGCGGCTACGAACTGTGCGAGGGTGCGCCGATCCCCGGCAAGGAAGAGTATCTGAACTCCGAGAAGTACGAGATCAAGGCGTGGGATTGGGACCGGCCGGGCAACATCCGGGACTATATCACCCGGATCAACAAGATCCGGCGGGAGAACCCGGCGATGCACGAGTACGACAACCTGCGCTTCTACAACGCCTTCGACGACAATATACTGTATTACGGCAAAATGACGCCGAACAAGGACAACTTCATCCTGGTCGCCGCCAACCTGGACACGCGCAACGCCCACGGAACGACCATCGAGGTCCCGCTGTGGGAGCTGGGCCTGCCGGACAGCGCCCATGTCGAGGTCGAGGACCTGTTCACCGGCGGGCGGTTCTTCTGGTACGGCAAGTTCCAGCAGATCCACCTGGACCCGCACCAGAATCCCTGCGGGATCTGGCGGATCATTCCCCCGGGGCTCGGCCTGCGGACATAGGTCCCGGGGTCCCGGGGTCCCGGGGTCCTGGTCGCCGTCCGGAACCGGCTGCGGCAATTTGCCTACCGCCATGGCCTTCAATCCGAACATTAAATGTAATTTTCTTAATTCCTGATGCTCAGGATCTTGCCGGACGCGACTGTTCCGCGTCCGGTGGGGTTTTAGGGGATCAGTGATGTCCGTTCGGTTTGGATTGCCGCAAGTCAGGCTTAAGGGCCGCCTCCTGGCCCTGGTTCTCCTTGCGTCCGCCGGCATGATCGTCATCGGCGTCATCGCGCTGGTCAACCTCCGGTCCGAAATGCTGCATGACCGCGTGCTGAAGGCGCGCGACCTCGTGGATGCCGCCGCCAACATCGCGGTCACCCATGCCGGGCTGGCCGCCACGGGCGCGATGCCGCAGGACGCAGCCAAGCGGGCGGCGGTCGAAGCGATCGCCATGCTGCGCTACGAGAACACTAACTACTTCTGGATCAACGATCTCGACGGCATCCTGATCGGTCATCCGACCCTGCCGGAGCGGATCGGGCGAAGCGTGCTCGACATCAGGGACGCCGACGGCATGGCGATGTTCGAGGCGTTCAACCGCATCGCGCGGGAACAGGGCAGCGGCTTCGTGCGGTACCGCTGGACGAAACCCGGCGAAACGGACCCGTCGCCGAAGATTTCATACGTGAAACGGATCGCCGGATGGGACTGGGTCGTCGGAACCGGGATCTATGTGGACGACGTCGATCAGGTCTTCCGGCGGAAGGCGCTTTTCCTCGCCGCGATCTTCGCCGCGGTGCTGGCCGCGGTGCTGGCCGGAGCGGCGCTGGTCACCCGCTCGATCGTGCGCCCTCTCTCCGGCCTGCGGCTGGTGATGACCCGCCTGTCCGAAGGCTCCATCGACGTCGCGGTGCCGGCCACCGGGCGGTCGGACGAGATCGGCGACATGGCCCGGACCGTCGAGGTGTTCAAGGACGGGCTGATCCAGGCCCGCATGCTGTCCGAGACCCAGGAGAGCCAGCGGCTGGAGAAGGAGCGCAAGCAGCGGCAGATGGAGAATTTCATCCGGGAGTTCGAGCTGACGGTGGTCAGCGTCCTGGACGGCCTTGCCGCCGCCGACCAGGCCATGCGCGCCAACGCCCGGCGGATGTCGGCCGGAGCGCGGGAAACCCGGGCCCAGGTCGCGACCGTCTCCGCGTCGTCCGGGGAGGCGCTGGCCAGCGTCCAGACCGTGGCCGCCGCGGCGGAGGAGCTGAGCAGTTCCATCCACGAGATATCGCGGCAGGCTGTGCAGGCGTCGGCCATGGCGGTGACGGCGGTGAGGGAGACCGCGGTGACCAGCGATGCGATCCGTCTCCTGGAGGAGAAGGTCGGCGGGATCGGCGCGGTCGTGCAGCTGATCGCCGACATCGCCGGCCAGACCAACCTACTGGCGCTGAACGCGACGATCGAGGCCGCACGGGCGGGAGAGGCCGGCAAGGGCTTCGCCATCGTCGCGTCGGAAGTGAAGGCGCTGGCCACCCAGACCGCCCGGGCGACCGAAGAGATCACCCGCCGATCTCCGAGATCCAGGGCGGCACCCACGCGTCGGCGGAAGCCATCGCGGCGATCGTGCAGGTCAACCGCGACATGAGCGGGGTTGCCGCGGCGATCTCGACCGCGGTGGAGCAGCAGCACTCGGCCACGCAGGAGATCGCGCGGAACGCGGACCAGGGCGCTGCCGGGGCCGCGGGCGTGACCGAGGCGATCGGCCTCGTCGAGCAGGCGGCGACGGAGACGGCGAGCGCCACCGAGGAAATGCATCGGACCGCCGAGGCGCTCGGGGAATATGCCGAAGTGCTGAAGCGCAAGGTCGACGACTTCCTGAAGCAGGTCCGCTTCGAGGAAGCCGAGGTCGGCACCCTGGTCGAGTGGGGAACGGACCTGGAGTTCGGAATCCCCCGCATCGACGCCGAGCACAGGAAGCTGCTGGATCTCGCCAACCGGGTCTACGCCAGCGTGAAGCGCGGAGAGGATCCGCATGTCCTGTCGGGGGCTTTCGACGAACTGCGCTCCTACGCCTTCGAGCATTTCAGCGAGGAGGAGGAGTTCATGATCCGCATCGGCTATCCGGAGGTGGACGAGCATAGCCGGCAGCACCGGATGTTCATCGCCCGCCTCGACGCCCTTGCCGAGACCTACCGCAAGGGGGCTGAGATCCGGGGGATCGATGTCGTCGGCCTGCTGGGCGGATGGTGGCAGACCCACATCAAGGGGGCCGACGGGGCGGTGGCGCGCTTCGCCGCGGAGCGGCGGCCGGCCATGCGGCAGGCTGCGTGACGCCGTCCGCCTCCGTCATATCGGGCTCTCCCCGGATCATCTCTATGGTGCAGTGCGACCTGGGGGACACATTGATCCAAATGTCACCAATGCGGTATGCAACCGCTGCGATTCCCGATAGAGTGCGTCCAACACATAAGAATCGGCCTGTCCCAGGAGCGCGCGGTGGATATTCTGGAAACCATCAAGGATTATGGTAACTATTACTATGCCGTTGTTTTCGCATGGACATTTCTCGAAGGTGAAACGTTCGTCATTTTCTCGGGCGTGGCTGCGCGCGAAGGCCTCCTTGACCTGCCCACGCTGATCGGTTTCGCCTGGGCGGGCAGCTTCCTCGGCGACCAGCTCTACTTCCTGATCGGCAGGCGTTACGGGGCCAGGCTGCTGCTGCGCTTCCCCCGGTGGAAACCGGGCGTCGACCATGCGCTGAGCCTGCTCAAACGGTACAGCACCGGTTTCATCCTCAGCTTCCGCTTCATCTACGGCGTGCGCAACTTCAGCTCCTTCGCCATGGGCATGAGCGGGCTGCCGTGGTCGCGTTTCGCATTCCTCAACTTCATCGCCGCCGGTGTCTGGGCCGTGTGCTTCGCCGGGGCCGGCTATCTGGCCGGCATGGCGCTCCAGCACGTGCTGGGCGACCTGGCGACCGGCTTCGGCCTGCTGATGCTGGCCGCGTTCCTGATCGCGATCCTGGTGCTGTTCAAGATGTCGCGGAAA contains:
- a CDS encoding glycosyltransferase family 4 protein yields the protein MKILIVSDAWYPQVNGVVRTLTTIREELEKLGHAVEIIGPDRFRTVPLPGYPEIRLALGAGRKLARMIESSNPGAIHIATEGPLGFAARSYCLKHDIPFTTAYHTRFPEYIRDRVPVPLALSYAAVRRFHAPAAAVMVATQSIEDALEARGFRNIRRWSRGVDTDLFRPRDKDFLTDPRPITLYVGRIAVEKNLEAFLKLDFPGTKYVVGDGPQLEEYRRRYPGVKFAGARHGEELAQYFAAADVFVFPSRTDTFGLVLLEALASGVPVAAFPVPGPLDVVDGAAVGCLDEDLARAVSCALAIPAERCRAYALTWSWRASAEQFLNNLKPLSCSDRLVQS
- a CDS encoding UDP-2,3-diacylglucosamine diphosphatase, which encodes MQPDIGVRHYRSIWISDVHLGTRGCQADLLLDFLRCHDSEYLYLVGDIVDGWRLKRSWYWPQAHNGVVQKLLRRARKGAKVFYIPGNHDEAFREYIGLNFGGVAVVEDAVHTTADGRRLLVIHGDQFDAVVKYAKWLAHLGDGAYTALLGINTWFNYVRRKLGFTYWSLSAYLKHRVKNAVEYIGDYEKALAEEARRRNVDGVICGHIHSAEMRPMEGVLYCNDGDWVESCTALVEHESGELEIINWAASRRLLPVKISARAAA
- the hppD gene encoding 4-hydroxyphenylpyruvate dioxygenase gives rise to the protein MPKSDGRITDQNPMGTDGFEFVEYTAPDTKELGALFERMGFTAVARHRSKDVTLYRQGGVNFVVNAEPDSFAQAFARVHGPSVCAIAFRVADAAHAYKRATELGAKGVAGTAGPMELNIPAIQGIGGSLIYLVDRYGDRSIYDVDFEFIDGAESAPKGLGLSSIDHLTHNVHRGRMTEWSDFYTKLFNFREIRYFDIEGKLTGLKSKAMTSPCGKIRIPINESSDDKSQIEEYLRAYKGEGIQHIALATDDIYETVELARSRGVEFLAPPPDTYYEMLADRLPGHGEDVERLKRDHLLIDGAPGGGLLLQIFTNTVIGPIFFEVIQRKGDEGFGEGNFRALFESIERDQIRRGVLQEDG
- a CDS encoding polyphosphate kinase 2 family protein — its product is MSRTEIKPDKSKIRLDKLVQDGDRFADKSAYEKRLDILQTDLLHVQQTYWHEKRRAVVVFEGWDAAGKGGAIRRITEPLDPRGFHVWPIGAPKLDEIGQHYLWRFWQRLPGPGTFAIFDRSWYGRVLVERVQEFAKPKEWKRAYDEINEFERLLVDDGVRIVKLFFHITQEEQLDRFRERLTNPYKRWKLTEEDLRNRARWDDYIGAAEDMFDKTSTVAAPWHAIAANSKWHARVASLEIITQALRKDVNIAPPPVDPAVLDTAAKLLGVHFSGLKEA
- a CDS encoding maltotransferase domain-containing protein, whose translation is MTLGPRIYNLFPLLVGSVHDWSGQLARIAGMQFDWVFLNPIHYPGFSGSLYAVKDPYRLHDRFQGGASEHPDDLIRGFCRNAGEKGLRVMLDLVVNHTAKDAVLAERHPEWYRREADGSLYSPRAVDPVDPANVTIWGDLAELDYGNEQARAALVEYWANYVRHYVGLGVKGFRCDAAYQVPAPVWRELIDAAHEVDGEVEFYAETLGCTIEQVDALGDAGFDYLFNSSKWWDFQAPWLLDQYNQFRHIAPSVAFPESHDTDRLAADVGSQDRERLAAHLKMRYLFSACFSSGVMMPIGYEYGFTRKMDVVTTTPEDWEEPKVDISQFVADVNAMRAATPAFNVEGPQFRITAPHSPLVGLCRKGAGDVEDCAVILINPDENRSHTIDPGPLLAATGGQFDGFRDVTPQCSPQLFRPGEPIVLAPLEMRVFRGNPEARAKVSTGVDSAERKEASGRLLESLAADRIAIEGVYPELDGGRFAIKREVGDVLEVWADVFTDGHEKINACLKYRVQGDDAWHEEPLVFFDNDRWTGRIPLTQNGRYWYTVEAWRDLFETWRGDFIKKRDAGQVISLELIEGRELVERAAAKAVGPDREVMETTLNRLARGGEGGGRADDELTTRLLLSDDLHIAMRRSGERTNRSRYKSELECFVDRTAARYAAWYELFPRSMSDDPNRHGTFDDVIAKLPYVRDMGFDVLYFPPIHPIGRTFRKGKNNTLDAGEEDVGSPYAIGSEEGGHDALHSELGSFEDFERLVKAAHAHGLEIAIDFAIQCSPDHPWIKQHPDWFDWRPDGTIKYAENPPKKYQDIVNVHFYRGAMPDIWYALRDVVLFWADRGVRIFRVDNPHTKPLPFWEWMIRDVQDRYPDALFLAEAFTKPKMMKRLAKVGFTQSYSYFTWRNHKQEITDYLVELTSLEPKEYMRANFFANTPDINPPILQTGGPAAFKMRAVLASTLSSVYGLYSGYELCEGAPIPGKEEYLNSEKYEIKAWDWDRPGNIRDYITRINKIRRENPAMHEYDNLRFYNAFDDNILYYGKMTPNKDNFILVAANLDTRNAHGTTIEVPLWELGLPDSAHVEVEDLFTGGRFFWYGKFQQIHLDPHQNPCGIWRIIPPGLGLRT
- a CDS encoding cache domain-containing protein codes for the protein MSVRFGLPQVRLKGRLLALVLLASAGMIVIGVIALVNLRSEMLHDRVLKARDLVDAAANIAVTHAGLAATGAMPQDAAKRAAVEAIAMLRYENTNYFWINDLDGILIGHPTLPERIGRSVLDIRDADGMAMFEAFNRIAREQGSGFVRYRWTKPGETDPSPKISYVKRIAGWDWVVGTGIYVDDVDQVFRRKALFLAAIFAAVLAAVLAGAALVTRSIVRPLSGLRLVMTRLSEGSIDVAVPATGRSDEIGDMARTVEVFKDGLIQARMLSETQESQRLEKERKQRQMENFIREFELTVVSVLDGLAAADQAMRANARRMSAGARETRAQVATVSASSGEALASVQTVAAAAEELSSSIHEISRQAVQASAMAVTAVRETAVTSDAIRLLEEKVGGIGAVVQLIADIAGQTNLLALNATIEAARAGEAGKGFAIVASEVKALATQTARATEEITRRSPRSRAAPTRRRKPSRRSCRSTAT